A stretch of Oncorhynchus mykiss isolate Arlee chromosome 12, USDA_OmykA_1.1, whole genome shotgun sequence DNA encodes these proteins:
- the LOC110514006 gene encoding NLR family CARD domain-containing protein 3 gives MSLSGEREEEGPASKMSLSGEREWGPASKMYLSGEHEIKVKSPIKRKRSASPVPSCVSMKSDWSMNLPTRFREGDFSTEQSYQQERSELEMLSGQSSQSQHIDLTSIFSLLEEKIMTFVKNELKRFKRILSPELPQGFESQKQDEEVVDAEDEKQESSPREGALKITLHVLRKMNQKELADTLEKNSVELDVICQRELKSNLKKKFQCIFEGIAKQGNPTLLNKIYTELYITEGGTGEVNNEHELRQIETTTRKQARPETAIKCNDIFKPLTGQDKLIRTVLTKGVAGIGKTVSVQKFILDWAEGKANQDVQFVFSFPFRELNLMKGEKHTLIELLNHFSMETKESRISNYDKYNVLFIFDGLDECQLPLDFQKNKICCDVTKSTSVDVLLTNLIKGNLLPSALLWITTRPAAANKIPSGCVDQVTEVRGFNDPQKEEYFRKRFSDKVLASSIISHIKTSRSLHIMCHIPVFCWISAIVLEHMLKHKREEMPKTLTDMYTHLVVFHTKQKNEKYLGKEETGPHWNKESILSLGKLAFQQLLNHNLIFYEEDLKEAGIDVNEASVYSGLCTQLFKEECGLYQHKVYCFVHLSIQEFLAALYVFLSFINNNENLMAKPQSTSSNLTALLRDKPEVTFYKSAVDKALQSETGNLDLFLRFLLGLSMESNHKHLRGLLTTTRGISQSHEETVKYIKEKIRENPSPERCINLFHCLNELNDHSLVEEIQSYLRSGSVSKAKLSPAQWSALVFVLLTSEKEVDVFDLKKYSRSEEGLLRLLPVIKASRVALLTGCGVNEEGCASLVSALKSNPSHLRELDLSNNDLKDSGVKLLSGKGERLSFCLITEEGCASLVSALRSNPSHLRELDLSYNHPGDSGVRLLSAGLEDSHCRLEKLNVEYGGEYTMKPGLRNYACDLTLDRNTVNIHLSLSEENTKVTWRREKQPYPDHLERFEDCGQVLCREGLTGRCYWEVEWSGSVAIIGVTYKGISRRGGGMDCLIGWNDKSWSLFCSYNCYKAYHNNNPTTIDVPPSSPHRVGVYLDWPAGTLSFYRVSSDSLTHLHTFHTTFTEPLYPGFRVWFEDSSVSLCQVVDVSNTT, from the exons atgagtctctctggagagagagaggaggaaggccctgcctctaaaatgagtctctctggagagagagagtggggccctgcctctaaaatgTATCTCTCTGGGGAACATGAGATCAAAGTTAAGAG cCCAATCAAGCGCAAGAGATCAGCCTCCCCTGTACccagctgtgtgtccatgaagagtgactGGTCTATGAATTTACCTACACGGTTTAGAGAGGGAGACTTTTCTACTGAACAAAG TTACCAACAGGAGAGATCAGAGTTAGAGATGCTCAGTGGTCAGTCTTCCCAGAGTCAACATATAGACCTGACCTCCATATTCAGT TTGCTTGAAGAAAAAATTATGACATTTGTGAAGAACGAGCTGAAGCGGTTCAAGAGGATTCTTAGTCCAGAACTCCCACAAGGCTTTGAGAGTCAGAAGCAGGATGAGGAAGTGGTGGATGCTGAAGATGAGAAGCAGGAGAGCAGTCCCAGAGAGGGGGCTCTGAAGATCACACTGCACGTCCTGAGGAAAATgaaccagaaggagcttgctgacacactggagaaaa ATTCAGTAGAGCTTGATGTGATTTGCCAACGTGAACTCAAATCTAATCTAAAGAAGAAGTTTCAATGTATATTTGAGGGGATCGCTAAACAaggaaacccaacacttctcaataAGATCTACACAGAACTCTACATTACAGAGGGTGGAACAGGAGAggtcaataatgaacatgagctgagacagattgagacaacaaccaggaaacaAGCAAGACCAGAGACTGCAATCAAATGTAACGACATCTTCAAACCCTTAACTGGACAAGACAAACTGATCAGAACTGTTCTGACAAAGGGAgtcgctggcattggaaaaacagtttctgtgcagaagttcattctggactgggctgaaggaaaagcaaatcaggatgttcaatttgtattttcattcccttttcgggagctgaatttgatgaaAGGGGAAAAACACACTTTGATTGAACTTCTCAATCACTTTTCAATGGAAACCAAAGAATCAAGAATCTCCAACTACGACAAGTACAAcgttctgttcatctttgatggtctggatgagtgccaactgcccctagacttccagaagaacaagatcTGTTGTGACGTCACAAagtcaacctcagtggatgttctgctgacaaatctcatcaagggaaatctgcttccctctgctctcctctggataactacccgacctgcagcagccaataagatcccttcagggtgtgttgaccaggtgacagaggtacgagggttcaatgacccacagaaggaggagtacttcaggaagagattcagtgATAAGGTCCTGGCCAGCAGTATcatctcacacataaagacatcaaggagcctccacatcatgtgccacattccagtcttctgttggatttctgcaatagtccttgaacacatgctgaaacataagagagaagagatgcccaAGACTCTGACTGACATGTACACACACCTTGTCGTGTTTCATACCAAACAGAAGAATGAGAAGTATCTTGGGAAAGAAGAGACAGGTCCACACTGGAATAAAGAGAGCATTCTATCACTGGGAAAACTGGCTTTTCAACAGCTTCTGAATCAcaatctgattttctatgaagaagacctgaaagaggctggcattgatgtcaatgaagcctcagtgtactcaggattgtgcacgcagctctttaaagaggaatgtgggctgtaccagcacaaggtgtactgctttgtgcatctgagcattcaggagtttctggctgctctatatgtgttcctctcattcatcaacaacaatgagAATCTAATGGCCAAACCGCAATCAACTTCCAGTAACTTAACTGCGCTGTTAAGAGACAAGCCTGAAGTTACTTTCTACAAGAGTGCTGTGGATAAAGCCTTACAAAGTGAGACGGGAAACCTGGACcttttcctccgcttccttctgggcCTCTCAATGGAGTCCAATCATAAGCACTTACGAGGTCTACTGACAACAACAAGAGGCATCTCACAGAGCCATGAAGAAACAGTCAAGTACATCAAGGAGAAGATCAGGGAGAATCCCTCTCCAGAGAGGTGCATCAATttgttccactgtctgaatgaactgaacgaccattctctagtggaggagatccaaAGCTACCTGAGATCAGGAAGTGTCTCAAAAGCCAAACTGTCACCtgcacagtggtcagctctggtctttgtgttgctgacttcagaaaaggaggtggatgtgtttgacctgaagaaatactccagatcagaggaaggtcttCTGAGGCTGCTGCCAGTGATCAAAGCCTCCAGAGTTGCTCT GCTGACAGGCTGTGGGGTCAatgaggaaggctgtgcttctctggtctcagctctgaagtcaaacccctcacacctgagagagctggatctgagtaacaatgacctgaaggattcaggagtgaagctgctctct GGTaaaggtgagag gctgtcatTCTGTCTaatcacagaggaaggctgtgcttctctggtctcagctctgaggtcaaacccctcacacctgagagagctggacctgagctacaatcacccaggagactcaggagtcagactgctctctgctggCCTGGAGGATTcacactgcagactggagaaactcaa TGTGGAATATGGTGGAGAGTACACAATGAAACCTGGGCTTAGAAATT ATGCCTGTGATCTCACACTGGACCGAAACACAGTAAAcatacacctctctctgtctgaggaaaACACGAAGGtgacatggaggagagagaagcagcCGTATCCTGATCACCTAGAGAGATTTGAGGACTGTGGACAGGTGCTCTGTAGAGAGGGTCTCActgggcgctgttactgggaggtagagtggagtgggAGTGTGGCAATTataggagtgacatataaaggaatcagcaggagaggagggggtatggACTGTCTGATTGGATGGAATGACAAGTCCTGGAGTCTGTTCTGCTCTTACAACTGTTACAAAGCCTATCACAATAATAATCCCACTACCATAGACGTCCCCCCCTCCAGCCcccacagagtaggagtgtatctggactggccagccggcactctgtccttctacagaGTCTCCTCTGACTCATTGACCCACCTGCACACATTCCACAccacattcactgagcccctctatccagggtttagggtttggtttgaagactcctcagtgtccctgtgtcagGTGGTTGATGTGTCAAACACAACATGA